Proteins encoded in a region of the Lemur catta isolate mLemCat1 chromosome 14, mLemCat1.pri, whole genome shotgun sequence genome:
- the ZNF503 gene encoding zinc finger protein 503 produces MSTAPSLSALRSSKHSGGGGGGGGGSADPAWTSALSGSSSGPGPGSSPAGSTKPFVHAVPPSDPLRQANRLPIKVLKMLTARTGHILHPEYLQPLPSTPVSPIELDAKKSPLALLAQTCSQIGKPDPSPSSKLSSVASNGGGTGGAGGGAPGDKDAKSGPLKLSDIGVEDKSSFKPYSKPGSDKKEPGGGGGGGGGGGGGGGVSAEKSGFRVPSATCQPFTPRTGSPSSSASACSPGGMLPAAGGGPEGKDDKKDTDAGGGGSKGAGGASAEGGPTGLAHGRISCGGGINVDVNQHPDGGPGGKALGSDCGGSSGSSSGSGPSAPTSSSVLGSGLVAPVSPYKPGQTVFPLPPAGMTYPGSLAGAYAGYPPQFLPHGVALDPTKPGSLVGAQLAAAAAGSLGCSKPAGSSPLAGASPPSVMTASLCRDPYCLSYHCASHLAGAAAASASCAHDPAAAAAALKSGYPLVYPTHPLHGVHSSLTAAAAAGATPPSLAGHPLYPYGFMLPNDPLPHICNWVSANGPCDKRFATSEELLSHLRTHTAFPGTDKLLSGYPSSSSLASAAAAAMACHMHIPTSAAPGSPGTLALRSPHHALGLSSRYHPYSKSPLPTPGAPVPVPAATGPYYSPYALYGQRLTTASALGYQ; encoded by the exons ATGAGCACAGCGCCCTCGCTTTCTGCCCTAAGAAGCAGTAAGcacagcggcggcggcggcggcggcggcggcggcagtgCAGACCCTGCCTGGACCAGCGCGCTCTCTGGAAGTAGCTCCGGCCCCGGCCCAGGCTCGTCCCCGGCCGGCAGCACCAAGCCTTTTGTGCACGCCGTGCCACCCTCTGACCCCCTGCGCCAGGCCAACCGCCTACCCATCAAGGTACTGAAGATGCTGACGGCACGGACTGGCCACATTTTGCACCCTGAGTACCTGCAGCCCCTGCCTTCCACGCCCGTCAGCCCCATCGAG CTCGATGCCAAGAAGAGCCCGCTGGCGCTGTTGGCGCAAACATGTTCGCAGATCGGGAAGCCCGACCCCTCGCCCTCCTCCAAACTCTCCTCGGTCGCCTCCAACGGGGGCGGCACGGGAGGTGCCGGCGGCGGTGCCCCGGGAGACAAGGACGCCAAGTCGGGCCCCCTCAAGCTGAGCGACATCGGCGTGGAAGACAAGTCAAGTTTCAAGCCGTACTCCAAACCCGGCTCGGATAAGAAGgagccgggcggcggcggcggaggcggcggcggcgggggcggtgGCGGGGGTGTTTCAGCGGAGAAGTCGGGATTCCGGGTACCGAGCGCCACCTGCCAGCCATTCACGCCCAGGACAGGCAGCCCGAGCTCCAGCGCCTCGGCCTGCTCGCCGGGAGGCATGCTGCCCGCGGCCGGGGGCGGCCCAGAGGGCAAGGACGACAAGAAAGACACCGacgcgggcggcggcggcagcaaGGGCGCTGGGGGCGCCTCAGCGGAAGGGGGACCCACGGGGCTGGCGCACGGCCGGATTAGCTGCGGCGGCGGGATTAATGTGGACGTGAATCAGCACCCGGATGGGGGCCCGGGGGGCAAGGCTCTAGGCTCGGACTGCGGCGGCTCATCGGGCTCTAGCTCTGGCTCCGGCCCCAGCGCGCCCACCTCCTCCTCagtgctgggctctgggctggtgGCACCCGTGTCACCCTACAAGCCGGGCCAGACAGTGTTCCCTCTGCCTCCCGCGGGTATGACCtacccaggcagcctggccggGGCCTACGCTGGCTACCCGCCCCAGTTCCTGCCACACGGCGTGGCACTCGACCCCACCAAGCCGGGCAGCCTGGTGGGGGCGCAGCTGGCGGCGGCCGCAGCCGGCTCTCTGGGCTGCAGTAAGCCGGCCGGCTCGAGCCCCTTGGCTGGGGCGTCGCCGCCATCCGTGATGACAGCCAGTTTGTGCCGGGACCCGTACTGCCTCAGCTACCACTGCGCCAGCCACCTGGCAGGGGCGGCGGCCGCCAGCGCGTCGTGCGCTCACGATCCGGCCGCTGCGGCCGCGGCACTTAAGTCCGGATACCCTCTGGTGTACCCCACGCACCCACTGCATGGTGTGCACTCATCGCTAACGGCTGCCGCTGCTGCAGGCGCCACACCGCCCTCCCTGGCCGGCCACCCCCTCTACCCCTACGGCTTTATGCTCCCTAACGACCCGCTCCCCCACATCTGCAACTGGGTGTCGGCCAATGGGCCGTGCGACAAGCGCTTCGCCACGTCCGAAGAGCTGCTGAGCCACTTGCGGACCCATACGGCCTTCCCCGGGACAGACAAACTGCTGTCGGGCTACCCCAGCTCGTCGTCTCTGGCCAGCGCCGCCGCAGCCGCCATGGCTTGCCACATGCACATCCCCACTTCAGCCGCGCCGGGCAGCCCTGGGACGCTGGCGCTGCGCAGCCCCCACCACGCGCTGGGACTCAGTAGCCGCTATCACCCCTACTCCAAGAGCCCGCTCCCCACGCCCGGCGCCCCCGTGCCGGTGCCGGCCGCCACCGGACCCTACTACTCCCCCTACGCCCTCTACGGACAGAGACTGACCACCGCCTCTGCGCTGGGGTATCAGTGA